From one Streptomyces sp. N50 genomic stretch:
- a CDS encoding LCP family protein yields the protein MSHVSTPQHSDSDTPSRRGGGRGRKRGRTGKRRTGRWILLSLAVLVLAGAGTAYWLYSGIDGNIKGVDIDKAIGDDRPEKLPTSGQNILILGSDSRAGANAKLNTGNVSGARSDTALVMHIPEGRKKAVAISIPRDTLVTRPECTKSNGSSVASAKRVMFNSIYSQVGPACVVKTVEQMSGIRMDHYVEVDFAGFKDLVDAIGGVTVTVDQDIHDTSSGLDLKAGTHKLNGTQSLEFVRTRHGIGDGSDLGRIGLQQKFMLALLTEIQKQDLLGSPVKAYKIADQLTAALTTDSELASLTKLAEFGRSLNGVNPSTMETIMLPVAYDKVDPNRVIAAEPQATTLWKALRTDSTIPESAKKSPATGGTSS from the coding sequence ATGAGCCATGTCTCGACGCCCCAGCACAGCGATTCCGACACGCCCTCGCGGCGCGGCGGCGGGCGAGGACGCAAGCGCGGACGCACCGGCAAGCGTCGCACCGGCCGCTGGATCCTGCTCTCCCTGGCCGTCCTGGTCCTCGCCGGAGCGGGTACCGCGTACTGGCTCTACAGCGGGATCGACGGCAACATCAAGGGCGTCGACATCGACAAGGCGATCGGCGACGACCGGCCGGAGAAACTGCCCACCTCGGGGCAGAACATCCTGATCCTGGGCTCCGACTCACGCGCCGGCGCCAACGCGAAGCTGAACACCGGCAACGTCTCCGGCGCCCGTTCGGACACCGCGCTGGTGATGCACATACCCGAGGGCCGCAAGAAGGCCGTCGCGATCAGCATCCCGCGTGACACCCTGGTGACCCGCCCGGAGTGCACCAAGTCGAACGGCTCCTCGGTCGCGTCGGCGAAGCGCGTGATGTTCAACTCCATCTACTCCCAGGTCGGTCCGGCCTGTGTGGTGAAGACCGTGGAGCAGATGTCCGGGATCCGCATGGACCACTACGTCGAGGTCGACTTCGCCGGCTTCAAGGACCTGGTGGACGCGATAGGCGGCGTGACCGTCACCGTCGACCAGGACATCCACGACACCTCCAGCGGCCTCGACCTGAAGGCGGGCACCCACAAGCTGAACGGCACCCAGTCCCTCGAGTTCGTCCGCACCCGGCACGGCATCGGCGACGGCAGCGACCTCGGCCGGATCGGTCTCCAGCAGAAGTTCATGCTGGCCCTGCTCACCGAGATACAGAAGCAGGACCTGCTGGGCAGCCCCGTCAAGGCGTACAAGATCGCCGACCAGCTCACCGCCGCGCTCACCACCGACTCCGAACTCGCCTCCCTCACCAAGCTCGCGGAGTTCGGCCGCAGCCTGAACGGCGTCAACCCGTCCACCATGGAGACGATCATGCTCCCGGTGGCGTACGACAAGGTCGACCCGAACCGGGTGATCGCGGCGGAGCCGCAGGCGACGACGCTGTGGAAGGCCCTCCGCACCGACTCGACGATCCCCGAGTCCGCGAAGAAGTCCCCTGCCACGGGCGGGACTTCGTCCTGA
- a CDS encoding amino acid permease, whose protein sequence is MSSTLFRTKRVEQSIKDTEEPEHALKKSLSALDLTVFGVGVVIGTGIFVLTGTAAKNTAGPAVALSFVVAGVVCALAALCYAEFASTVPVAGSAYTFSYASLGEFPAWIIGWDLVLELALGTAVVAVGWSGYIHSLLDNAGWHLPEALSGRDGAHGFGFDILAAALVLVLTAILVLGMKLSARVTSVVVAIKVAVVLVVIVAGAFFIKGDNYKPFIPKSQAVEAGGNLKAPLIQLMFGWAPSNFGVMGIFTAASVVFFAFIGFDVVATAAEETRNPQRDVPRGILGSLIICTTLYVAVAVVVTGMQKYSSLSIDAPLADAFKATGHPWFAGLISFGAAIGLTTVCMILLLGQARVFFAMSRDGLLPRFFSHVHPRFRTPYRPTILLGVIIAIVSGFTSLSELAELVNIGTLFAFIVVAIGVVILRKRRPDLPRSFRTPLVPALPIVSVLASLWLMLNLPAETWLRFAIWMAIGFLVYYFYGRTHSRLGLQQAEEAGESTTPSSGNAS, encoded by the coding sequence GTGAGCAGCACACTCTTCCGGACGAAGAGAGTCGAACAGTCCATCAAGGACACCGAGGAACCCGAGCACGCGCTCAAAAAATCCCTGTCGGCCCTGGATCTCACCGTGTTCGGCGTCGGTGTCGTCATCGGCACCGGCATCTTCGTCCTCACCGGCACGGCCGCCAAGAACACCGCCGGTCCCGCGGTCGCCCTGTCCTTCGTCGTGGCCGGCGTCGTCTGTGCCCTCGCGGCGCTCTGCTACGCCGAGTTCGCGTCCACGGTGCCGGTCGCGGGCTCCGCGTACACCTTCTCGTACGCCTCGCTCGGCGAGTTCCCCGCCTGGATCATCGGCTGGGACCTGGTCCTCGAACTCGCCCTGGGCACGGCGGTGGTGGCCGTCGGCTGGTCCGGGTACATCCACTCGCTGCTGGACAACGCGGGCTGGCATCTGCCCGAGGCGCTCAGCGGGCGGGACGGCGCGCACGGCTTCGGCTTCGACATCCTCGCCGCCGCGCTCGTCCTCGTCCTCACGGCGATCCTCGTCCTCGGCATGAAGCTCTCCGCGCGGGTCACCTCGGTCGTCGTCGCCATCAAGGTCGCCGTCGTCCTCGTGGTGATCGTCGCCGGCGCCTTCTTCATCAAGGGCGACAACTACAAGCCCTTCATCCCCAAGTCGCAGGCGGTGGAGGCGGGCGGCAACCTCAAAGCCCCGCTGATCCAGCTGATGTTCGGCTGGGCGCCCTCCAACTTCGGGGTCATGGGCATCTTCACCGCCGCCTCGGTGGTCTTCTTCGCGTTCATCGGCTTCGACGTCGTCGCCACCGCCGCCGAGGAGACCCGCAACCCGCAGCGGGACGTGCCGCGCGGCATCCTCGGCTCACTGATCATCTGCACCACGCTGTACGTCGCCGTCGCGGTCGTCGTGACCGGCATGCAGAAGTACAGCTCGCTGTCGATCGACGCACCGCTCGCCGACGCGTTCAAGGCCACCGGACACCCGTGGTTCGCGGGCCTGATCAGCTTCGGCGCGGCGATCGGCCTGACGACGGTGTGCATGATCCTGCTCCTGGGCCAGGCCCGCGTCTTCTTCGCGATGAGCCGCGACGGCCTCCTGCCCCGCTTCTTCTCCCACGTCCACCCGCGCTTCCGCACCCCCTACCGCCCGACCATCCTCCTCGGCGTGATCATCGCGATCGTCTCGGGCTTCACGAGCCTCAGCGAGCTGGCCGAACTGGTCAACATCGGCACGCTGTTCGCGTTCATCGTGGTCGCGATCGGCGTGGTCATCCTCAGGAAGCGGCGCCCGGACCTCCCCCGCTCCTTCCGCACCCCGCTGGTCCCGGCCCTCCCGATCGTCTCGGTCCTGGCCTCCCTCTGGCTGATGCTCAACCTCCCCGCCGAGACCTGGCTCCGCTTCGCCATCTGGATGGCGATCGGCTTCCTCGTCTACTACTTCTACGGCCGCACACACAGCCGCCTGGGCCTGCAACAGGCCGAGGAGGCGGGCGAGTCCACCACACCGTCGAGCGGAAACGCCTCGTAG
- a CDS encoding NTP pyrophosphohydrolase: protein MDEDTPLLVIVDGANVVGSVPDGWWRDRKGAAERLRDRLASDGLPGRTDPVELVLVVEGAARGVTSVPGVHVDSAPASGDDRMVELVTEAAGRPCLVVTADRELRRRVTELGAEVTGPRSVRG from the coding sequence ATGGACGAGGACACTCCCCTGCTCGTGATCGTCGACGGCGCCAACGTCGTCGGGTCGGTCCCCGACGGCTGGTGGCGCGACCGCAAGGGCGCCGCCGAACGCCTCCGCGACCGGCTCGCGAGCGACGGCCTGCCGGGCCGCACGGACCCCGTGGAACTCGTCCTCGTCGTGGAGGGCGCGGCCCGCGGCGTGACCTCCGTCCCGGGCGTACACGTGGACTCGGCCCCCGCCAGCGGCGACGACCGCATGGTCGAACTCGTCACCGAAGCCGCCGGCCGCCCGTGCCTGGTGGTCACGGCGGACCGCGAACTCCGGCGCAGGGTCACGGAGTTGGGCGCGGAGGTCACGGGGCCGCGGAGCGTACGGGGCTGA